The genomic interval CCCCACCGGATGGGGAGGATCTCTGGGAACTGCGCTTCGGACTGCAGGCGGAAGCCGACCCAAGCCTGAAGCTCCCGGCCGCCGCAGCCTGGGCCTCCGGCGCCGAAATGCTCCAACTGGGTGAGATCCAGGTGGACCAGCCCGGCGAAGTGCTACTGGAGGGCCTCGGGCGGGCCCTGACGGTGTTCCCACCGATCGAACGGGGGCTGGAAAGCGCCACGCCAGACACGATGCAACTCACACCGGCCGAAGCCTTCGTGCTGGTGCGCACCGCAGCTCGGCAACTGCGGGACGCCGGTGTGGGCGTGGACCTACCCCCGAGCCTCTCCGGTGGACTAGCCAGCCGACTGGGACTGGCGATTAAGGCTGAACTACCGGAGCGGTCGCGGGGCTTCACCCTCGGTGAGTGTCTGGATTGGGAGTGGGATCTGATGATCGGTGGGGTGACGCTCACCCTGCGAGAACTGGAGCGACTCAGCGGCAAGCGCAGCCCCCTAGTGCGCCACAAGGGGGCCTGGATCGAACTGCGTCCGAACGACCTCAAGAACGCCGAACGCTTCTGTGGCGCCAAAGCAGAACTGAGCCTCGACGACGCGCTGCGGTTGACGGGAACGGAAGGGGAGCTGCTGATGCGGATGCCGGTGCACCGCTTCGATGCAGGCCCACGGCTGCAGTCGGTGCTGGAGCAATATCACCAGCAAAAAGCCCCCGACCCACTGCCGGCCCCAGAGGGATTCTGCGGCCAGTTGCGGCCTTATCAGGAGCGGGGCCTGGGCTGGCTCGCCTTCCTGCATCGGTTTGACCAAGGGGCCTGCTTGGCCGATGACATGGGCTTGGGCAAAACAATCCAGTTGCTGGCGTTTCTGCAGCACCTCAAGGCGGAGCAGGAATTGAAGCGCCCGGTGCTGTTGGTGGCACCCACCTCAGTGCTCACCAACTGGCGAAGGGAAGCGGAAGCCTTCACCCCCGAGTTGGCGGTCACCGAGCACTACGGCCCGCGTCGTCCCTCCACACCGGCCGACCTGAAGAAAGCCTTGAAGGAGGTGGACTTGTTACTCACCAGCTACGGACTGCTGCAACGCGACAGCGAACTGCTGGAAACCCAGGACTGGCAGGGGGTCGTGATTGATGAAGCCCAGGCGATCAAGAACCCCGGCGCCAAGCAGAGCCAAGCAGCCCGGGATCTGGCCCGCCCCGGCCGAAGCAAAAGCAACCGCTTCCGCATCGCCCTGACCGGCACCCCAGTGGAAAACCGCGTCAGCGAACTGTGGGCGTTGATGGACTTCCTCAACCCCAAGGTGCTGGGGGAGGAGGACTTCTTCCGCCAGCGCTACCGGATGCCGATCGAGCGTTACGGCGACATGTCGTCTCTGCGCGACCTCAAGGGGCGGGTCGGACCATTCATCCTGCGCCGGCTCAAGACCGACAAAACGATCATCTCGGACCTTCCCGAAAAGGTGGAGCTGAGCGAATGGGTGGGGCTGAGCAAAGAGCAAAAATCCCTGTACAGCAAAACCGTGGAAGACACGCTTGATGCCATTGCACGTGCTCCGCGCGGGAAGCGCCACGGCCAAGTGCTGGCCCTGCTCACCCGGCTAAAACAGATCTGCAACCATCCCGCCCTTGCCCTGAGCGAAGGGGCTGTAGACGATGGCTTCCTCGGCCGCTCCGCCAAGTTGCAGCGGCTAGAGGAGATCCTTGACGAGGTGATCGAAGCGGGCGACCGGGCTTTGCTGTTCACCCAGTTCGCCGAATGGGGGCATCTGTTGCAGGCCTGGATGCAACAGCGCTGGAAGGCGGAGGTGCCCTTCCTGCACGGCGGCACCCGCAAGAGCGAACGTCAGGCGATGGTGGATCGCTTCCAGGAGGATCCCCGCGGTCCGCAGCTGTTCTTGCTCTCGCTCAAGGCCGGTGGTGTGGGCCTCAACCTCACCCGGGCCAGCCACGTGTTCCACATCGATCGCTGGTGGAACCCGGCCGTGGAAAACCAAGCCACCGACCGGGCCTACCGAATCGGCCAGACCAATCGGGTGATGGTGCATAAATTCATCACCAGCGGCTCGGTGGAAGAAAAAATCGATCGCATGATCCGGGAGAAATCACGCCTAGCGGAGGATGTGATCGGCTCCGGGGAGGATTGGCTCGGCAGCCTCGGTGGCGATCAATTGCGTGATCTCGTTTCCTTGGAGGACACCTGACCATGACCCTCAGCAACAACAGCACCAACGGCAGCACCGCCATCGGAGACGACGGCCTGGGCCAACAGCCCTGGTGGGTGGAGCAATGGATGGAGCTGATCAACGGTTACCGGTTCAAGAAGCGGTTGGAACGGGCCTGGGGCTATGCCCGGGAAGGCCATGTGACGTCGATCCGCTTCGAAGGCCGCCGGGTCCATGCCCGGGTCCAAGGCACCGATGAAGCGCCTTACAAAGTGAAGCTCTGGCTGGATGTGCTGAACGATGAAGATTGGGGCTATGTCATGGAAGCCCTGACCCAAAAAGCCCGCTGGTCGGCCCAACTCCTGGCGGGGATCATGCCCTCAGACATCGAACGGGCCTTCGCCGCCAGCGGCAAACGCCTGTTCCCGTTCAAGCTGCAGGAGGTGCGCAGCGAGTGCAGCTGCCCGGATAAAGCCAACCCCTGCAAACACATCAGCGCGGTGTATTTCCTGATGGGGGACCGCTTCAGTGAAGACCCCTTCGTGTTATTCCAACTGCGGGGCCGCACCCGAGCTCGGCTACTGGAGGACCTGGCGGAACACCGGCGCAAGGCCCTGGCTGAGCGGGCGGAGGCGGCCAAGGAAGCGGGCATTACCAACATCCCTGACGATGCCACCCCCCTGCCGCCCCATCCAGCAGTGCAGGATCCCGCCCTGTGGTGGCGCTACAACCGCAACCTCGATGGCGACCTGGTGGTGATCACCCCGGCGATGGATGGAGACACCGGCCTGGATGCCGCCGGAGAGCTGCCACTGGCGGAAGACCCGCGTTTCGCCGATGCCCGAAGCACCTTCCTCAGCAACCTCAAGGCCCACGGCCAGGCCAGTGCCCAGAAGGCGATGCTGCAGGCCATGGCGGCCGGCAGCTGAAGCGACGTGGAGGGGCCTGGAGCCATGGCCTGCGAAGCCGCCTGGCTCACCTCCGAAAAACAAGGGCTCGCCGGGGTGCTGCTGCAATCCCATCAACGGGCCTTCGGCCGGCCACTGATCGCCGCCGCCCAACCGGGCCGCTCCAGGCGCCTGCTGTGCCAGGAACTGTTCGCCTGCGGTTTTCCGGTGCTGGCCCACGGCACCGGAAACGATCCAAGGCTCAGTTACGCCAATGCGGCTGCGCTGCAGCTCTGGGAGACCAGCTGGCATGAGCTGATCGGCCTGCCCTCACGGCTCACCGCACCGGAAACCGAACGGGCAGAACGCAGCAACGCCCTGGGCCAGGCCAAACGTCTGGACGCAGTTGAGAACTATCAAGGCATTCGGATCAGCCGAAAAGGGCAGCAGTTCATGCTCAACAACGCCCGTATCTGGACGCTCTGGGATGCAGAAGAGCGGGTGTGCGGCCAGGCGGCCTGCTTCAGCGACTGGTGGTGGCTTTAGGGAGATTCGGTTTCAACACCATCCCTGTCGTGCCAGCCGAACCTGGTGGTAGAGACCGAATCAAAACGGGCGGTTCTCACACTTCTAGTTCTCATCCAAGCGGCGCAGATTGTGTTGGCGGGCAATCAACCAAGTCCGCAGATGTTCATTCTTCAGAGCAACCATCATGCTGACCCTCCGCCAATCACCCTTCGATCTGTTCGAGCGTCTCGAGCAGCAACTTGCGACCGCAGAGCGCGTCCCCAACGCCGAAATCCATGAGACTGAATCCAGCTACAACGTGCGGCTGGAACTGCCTGGCGTGGACCGCGACTCCATCGACATCAAGGCCACCGATCGCAATCTGGTGATCAACGCAGAACGCACAGCCGCAACCGGCGATGACAACAATGAACCTCTGCTGAGCGAATTCCGCTGCGGCACCTGGAGCCGCAGCTTCCGCTTCCCCCACAGCCTTGATCGCGACCAGCTCAAAGCCAGCTACCGCGACGGCATTCTTGAAATCAACGCCGGCAAAGCTGTTGAACACACCAGCGTTTCGGTGAAGATCGAGAACTGAACAGCCATCGCACTAAACAGCATTGAGCTGAAGCAGCTCATCCCCACACCGAGGAACGGAAGCTCAACCCCTGCCCATGGCAGGGGTTTTTTGATGGAACCGCATTCGGGTTAGCCCCCAAGGCCGAAGAAAAAGCGGCCGATGAACAACAGGCTGAATCCGCTGAAAAACACCAAACCAAACCAGCAAAACGCCTGGGTGAGCCGCCCATAACGGTGTGCAAGCGGAACCAAAGGACTGTTGATCGTGTCCATCGCCATCCAGGCGAACAGGGGCGCCGTGAGGAAACTGCCGGTCATCGCCCCGAACACGAAATCCTTCACCCCAATACCGCCGGTCTTGGCCACCACCAACGCCAGCACAGCCGCCAGAAAATGCACGATGACCCAGATATCGAAGCGACGCTGCATGGGCCCCGGTGCCGAGTCACCACTGTCGTGATGGCGCAGCAAGCCCTGAATCGCCGCAATGCTTCGGGGGTAGGCATCAAGACAGGTGAGGGTGGTGCTGAACATGGCGAAAAAGGCCGCCGGAATGATCACCCAAGCCGCCCAACCGCCCATGGCGGCCGTATAGAGCTTGATCAGCTTCTGAGCGAAGGAAACACCACTGCCAGCGAGCATTCCATCACCGCTGCCGTACATCGTGAAGGCGCCAAGG from Synechococcus sp. UW69 carries:
- a CDS encoding DEAD/DEAH box helicase; its protein translation is MSLLHATWLPAIRTSSSSGQPALLVWADTWRVATPEGPGLTPALHPFTLSHDDLKAWLSERDLLPGGSIDATACLTLPSRTVKPRKSRSKAADPAPEPPGWTGLPMQAGEPIPKQTEWWPWQVQGLAVEPSAATEWLSRLPLSGTNPDLADELRWWSHLQRWALSLVARGRWMPQMELSKGEGYPHRARWVPLLNREEDRRRLEDLAASLPLVATCALPWREPLGRRSNRTTRLRPEAMRAANPVASCRPRSGRLRVATLLEDLVDAQLRKDFEPSSDGLDPLLTLWQEALGSETGVIEIGDEEAERLASASHHWREGIAGGFAAARTCLELHTPPDGEDLWELRFGLQAEADPSLKLPAAAAWASGAEMLQLGEIQVDQPGEVLLEGLGRALTVFPPIERGLESATPDTMQLTPAEAFVLVRTAARQLRDAGVGVDLPPSLSGGLASRLGLAIKAELPERSRGFTLGECLDWEWDLMIGGVTLTLRELERLSGKRSPLVRHKGAWIELRPNDLKNAERFCGAKAELSLDDALRLTGTEGELLMRMPVHRFDAGPRLQSVLEQYHQQKAPDPLPAPEGFCGQLRPYQERGLGWLAFLHRFDQGACLADDMGLGKTIQLLAFLQHLKAEQELKRPVLLVAPTSVLTNWRREAEAFTPELAVTEHYGPRRPSTPADLKKALKEVDLLLTSYGLLQRDSELLETQDWQGVVIDEAQAIKNPGAKQSQAARDLARPGRSKSNRFRIALTGTPVENRVSELWALMDFLNPKVLGEEDFFRQRYRMPIERYGDMSSLRDLKGRVGPFILRRLKTDKTIISDLPEKVELSEWVGLSKEQKSLYSKTVEDTLDAIARAPRGKRHGQVLALLTRLKQICNHPALALSEGAVDDGFLGRSAKLQRLEEILDEVIEAGDRALLFTQFAEWGHLLQAWMQQRWKAEVPFLHGGTRKSERQAMVDRFQEDPRGPQLFLLSLKAGGVGLNLTRASHVFHIDRWWNPAVENQATDRAYRIGQTNRVMVHKFITSGSVEEKIDRMIREKSRLAEDVIGSGEDWLGSLGGDQLRDLVSLEDT
- a CDS encoding SWIM zinc finger family protein, with product MTLSNNSTNGSTAIGDDGLGQQPWWVEQWMELINGYRFKKRLERAWGYAREGHVTSIRFEGRRVHARVQGTDEAPYKVKLWLDVLNDEDWGYVMEALTQKARWSAQLLAGIMPSDIERAFAASGKRLFPFKLQEVRSECSCPDKANPCKHISAVYFLMGDRFSEDPFVLFQLRGRTRARLLEDLAEHRRKALAERAEAAKEAGITNIPDDATPLPPHPAVQDPALWWRYNRNLDGDLVVITPAMDGDTGLDAAGELPLAEDPRFADARSTFLSNLKAHGQASAQKAMLQAMAAGS
- a CDS encoding MEKHLA domain-containing protein, yielding MACEAAWLTSEKQGLAGVLLQSHQRAFGRPLIAAAQPGRSRRLLCQELFACGFPVLAHGTGNDPRLSYANAAALQLWETSWHELIGLPSRLTAPETERAERSNALGQAKRLDAVENYQGIRISRKGQQFMLNNARIWTLWDAEERVCGQAACFSDWWWL
- a CDS encoding Hsp20/alpha crystallin family protein, whose protein sequence is MLTLRQSPFDLFERLEQQLATAERVPNAEIHETESSYNVRLELPGVDRDSIDIKATDRNLVINAERTAATGDDNNEPLLSEFRCGTWSRSFRFPHSLDRDQLKASYRDGILEINAGKAVEHTSVSVKIEN